In Chloroflexota bacterium, the following are encoded in one genomic region:
- a CDS encoding CotH kinase family protein, with amino-acid sequence MMTKTHTFTFALLMLLAMGFVPAATAQEAVPDWPDHYDPFTLLTYQLEMTEADWDTIRYDLTFDIEVPALFWAEDETPIPINVRRKSADSFPLNDPANPEKVSLKLDLNDFTGEAWHGLNKLSLENGDDNNVVTEGMSWYLHRLAQDDANFDYTSGLASWITLYITLTGRVDGDGNPLPDLTFYNGVFVNVEHRDKQWLKNHLLWQGGDNTWLYKYSDPYEPAIKVGPEDELGNPVDSPAYDTLFFKPFQRCTQPCALQPATETEFANTLTASINMEGMLTFAAVSAFHVSPDDLFSKGKNFFFVDYTQPPAHSPDLAPLREYVEWDLDAAYAGMDYEADIYNVGDGSGQYENWIIDNEIFNEQYTQIMQDLIADDGLPEATGPLNEAAINGALTAFEALLGDALDADPYNMLGDPVPEYFEDFRTWHSNRIANVQTQLPLAVLLASFSASAQANHVLVSWATVSEVDNAGFNVYRGLSAGAPETLLGFVPSAVPGSAQGAGYSYADLDIADGQTYWYWLEDVDTSGATGLHGPVSVTYLAPTAVTLSDLTAGGQPPENLNWLLPVALALAAAGAAFAWHRRVAAN; translated from the coding sequence ATGATGACGAAAACACACACTTTCACCTTTGCACTCCTGATGCTGCTCGCCATGGGCTTCGTGCCCGCGGCGACCGCGCAGGAAGCCGTTCCCGATTGGCCCGACCATTACGATCCCTTTACGTTGTTAACCTATCAATTGGAGATGACCGAAGCTGACTGGGATACGATCCGCTATGACCTGACCTTTGACATCGAGGTGCCGGCACTGTTCTGGGCTGAGGATGAAACCCCGATCCCGATCAACGTGCGCCGCAAGTCGGCCGATTCCTTCCCCCTGAATGATCCGGCTAATCCGGAAAAGGTTTCGCTCAAGTTGGACCTCAACGATTTTACCGGCGAAGCCTGGCATGGGCTGAATAAGCTGAGCCTGGAAAACGGCGACGATAACAACGTGGTCACCGAGGGCATGTCCTGGTACTTGCACCGCCTGGCGCAGGACGATGCCAATTTCGACTATACGTCCGGCCTGGCCTCCTGGATAACGCTCTACATCACCCTGACCGGACGGGTAGACGGCGATGGCAATCCACTACCCGATCTGACCTTCTACAACGGAGTCTTCGTCAACGTGGAGCACCGGGACAAGCAGTGGCTGAAGAACCACCTTCTGTGGCAAGGTGGCGATAATACCTGGCTCTACAAATACAGCGACCCCTACGAGCCCGCAATCAAAGTGGGTCCCGAGGATGAACTCGGTAATCCTGTTGATAGCCCGGCCTACGACACTCTTTTCTTCAAGCCCTTCCAACGGTGCACGCAGCCCTGCGCTCTCCAACCGGCGACGGAAACCGAGTTCGCCAACACGCTGACTGCATCGATCAACATGGAGGGCATGTTGACCTTCGCCGCGGTCAGCGCTTTCCACGTCAGCCCCGACGATCTCTTCTCCAAGGGAAAAAACTTTTTCTTCGTAGATTACACCCAGCCCCCGGCCCATTCTCCCGACCTTGCTCCCCTCCGCGAGTATGTCGAATGGGATCTGGACGCGGCCTATGCCGGCATGGACTACGAAGCCGACATCTATAACGTTGGTGACGGGTCCGGCCAGTATGAGAATTGGATCATCGACAATGAGATTTTCAACGAGCAGTACACTCAGATCATGCAGGATCTGATCGCCGACGACGGGTTGCCTGAGGCGACCGGGCCACTAAATGAGGCTGCTATCAACGGCGCTCTGACAGCCTTCGAGGCGTTGCTCGGTGACGCCCTGGATGCTGACCCGTACAATATGCTGGGCGACCCCGTGCCCGAGTACTTCGAGGACTTCCGCACCTGGCACTCGAATCGCATCGCCAACGTGCAGACGCAGTTGCCGCTGGCAGTGCTGCTGGCCAGTTTCAGCGCCAGCGCGCAGGCGAATCACGTGCTGGTGAGCTGGGCCACGGTCAGCGAGGTCGACAACGCCGGTTTCAACGTCTACCGCGGCCTCTCGGCCGGTGCCCCTGAAACCCTGCTGGGCTTCGTGCCCTCCGCTGTGCCAGGCTCGGCCCAGGGTGCAGGCTACAGCTATGCCGATCTTGACATCGCCGACGGCCAGACCTACTGGTACTGGCTGGAGGATGTGGACACCAGCGGCGCCACCGGCCTGCACGGGCCGGTCAGCGTTACTTACCTGGCGCCCACGGCCGTCACCCTCAGCGACCTGACCGCCGGCGGCCAGCCGCCGGAGAACCTGAATTGGTTGTTGCCGGTCGCCCTCGCCCTCGCGGCAGCGGGTGCTGCGTTCGCCTGGCACCGCCGGGTCGCTGCGAATTAA
- a CDS encoding CotH kinase family protein: MKKTYALTFALLLLLATGFVPTAAAQEPVPDWPGLYDPETLLNFNLEMTEANWHTIVNDLTFDIEVPALFSAEGEAPILVSVRRKAATKLGQDKVSLKVDINEYTDDDGCDSDHGFPGATCVDKWHGVKKLSLENGDDNNVVTEGLAWYLHTVAADSDLNYHSGHAAWVTVTVNGDSKGVYVNVEQPDKQYLKNHDLWEGSDDTWLYKYSDIDSPEIKVGPEDELRDKRTPAKSLASHTPRDASLPAPARMGFWRVFGHFPLAKLTVRPAQHDIFRLFGLANKGQESVTWGHDLSCSHVTDKL; encoded by the coding sequence ATGAAGAAAACTTACGCACTTACTTTTGCACTCCTGCTGCTGCTGGCTACCGGCTTTGTGCCCACAGCAGCCGCACAGGAACCTGTTCCCGACTGGCCCGGCCTTTACGATCCAGAAACTTTGTTGAACTTCAACCTGGAGATGACCGAGGCCAACTGGCACACCATTGTCAACGATCTCACCTTCGATATCGAGGTTCCGGCGCTCTTCTCGGCCGAGGGCGAAGCACCGATCCTCGTCTCGGTGCGCCGCAAGGCCGCCACGAAGCTGGGCCAGGACAAGGTCAGCCTCAAGGTGGACATCAACGAATATACCGACGATGACGGCTGTGATAGTGATCACGGCTTCCCCGGTGCAACCTGCGTTGACAAATGGCATGGCGTCAAGAAGCTGAGCCTGGAAAACGGCGATGACAACAACGTCGTCACCGAAGGCCTGGCCTGGTATCTGCACACGGTTGCGGCAGATTCTGATCTGAACTACCATTCAGGCCACGCGGCCTGGGTGACAGTCACCGTCAATGGCGATAGCAAGGGCGTTTACGTCAATGTTGAACAGCCCGACAAACAGTATCTGAAGAACCACGATCTTTGGGAAGGCAGCGATGATACCTGGCTGTACAAGTACAGTGATATCGACAGCCCCGAGATCAAGGTGGGTCCTGAAGACGAACTTCGCGACAAGAGGACTCCAGCGAAGAGTCTCGCCTCACACACACCGCGAGATGCTTCGCTGCCGGCACCTGCCCGCATGGGATTCTGGCGTGTCTTCGGCCATTTTCCCCTTGCGAAGTTGACTGTCAGACCTGCTCAACATGACATATTCAGGCTTTTTGGACTTGCGAATAAGGGGCAGGAGTCGGTTACATGGGGGCATGATCTGTCATGTTCCCATGTAACCGACAAACTGTAA